Proteins found in one Plasmodium sp. gorilla clade G2 genome assembly, chromosome: 14 genomic segment:
- a CDS encoding lysophospholipase, putative, producing MMTQNDIAIDENNKCIFRNSGFYNKDGLLIKSYSWEVKDNIGIIILVHGLGSHIRFGFLKQNANIISNDHAILIDRNNYYIYEGSWIEKLNKNCYSVYGLDLQGHGESDGYQNLKLHINHYDDYIHDVIEYIERVYESNISKNEKKMYITDNGNIEKNPIYLVGYSMGANIILRALQLLNKSNDNLISKLNIKAFISLAGMISIKNIGSIDSYKYKYLFLPIIKMLSYICPNYRLRKKKRGFKRFPYINDLMYFDELRYKKGMTNKLAYEVIKSVYILKKYINDIPKNIPILFIHSREDSVCAYEEVLSFFNNLYNTNKEIYTLENMDHVVTLEPGNEKALNKMLTWIKKYE from the coding sequence atgatgaCGCAAAATGATATAGCCATTGATGAGAATAATAAATGCATTTTCCGAAATTCcggtttttataataaagatggtttattaataaaaagttATTCATGGGAAGTTAAGGACAATATAGGTATCATAATATTAGTACATGGGTTAGGTTCTCATATAAGATTTggttttttaaaacaaaatgCAAATATTATAAGTAATGATCATGCGATTTTAATTGatagaaataattattatatttatgaaggTAGCTGGATTGAGAAATTGAATAAAAATTGTTATTCTGTATATGGTTTGGACTTACAAGGACATGGCGAATCTGATGGATATCAGAATTTAAAACTACATATTAATCATTATGATGATTATATACATGATGTTATAGAATACATTGAAAGAGTGTATGAATCAAATATTtcgaaaaatgaaaaaaaaatgtatataacaGATAATggtaatatagaaaaaaatccTATATATTTAGTAGGTTATTCAATGGGAgcaaatataattttaagagccttacaattattaaataaatccaATGATAATCTTATTAGTaagttaaatataaaagCATTTATATCTTTAGCTGGAATGATATCTATTAAGAATATTGGATCCATTGAttcatacaaatataaatatctcTTTTTaccaataataaaaatgttatctTATATATGTCCAAATTATAGATTACGTAAGAAAAAAAGAGGTTTCAAAAGATTTCCATATATTAATGATCTTATGTATTTTGATGAattaagatataaaaaaggtATGACAAATAAACTTGCATATGAAGTAATAAAATCAGTGTAtatcttaaaaaaatatataaatgatataccTAAAAATATtcctatattatttatacattcaAGAGAAGATTCGGTTTGTGCATATGAAGAagttttatcattttttaataatttatataatactaaTAAAGAAATTTATACATTAGAAAATATGGATCATGTCGTGACATTAGAGCCTGGAAATGAAAAAGCTCTAAATAAAATGTTGACttggataaaaaaatatgaatga